ttgcCATGCACCTAACCTCAAGAATCAAGATAATCATATGTCACTCCAAATCCAAGCAAGAAGCCCACTTGGCAAGATACCAACCAAGGCAGAGCCGAATTCTAAAGAGAGGACAGGCCCTCTAGAAGAGAAAACTACCGTGTTAGAAGCCCGTTTTGATCGTACACTTGTCATGAGTTAAAAGAATAATGAAGGAGAAATagatttttcttaatttcctacatcaaacaaaaatataagaaacatttaaaaaaaatccgcaaaaatatatttactgCATTTTAGTTGACCACATTAAAAGGCTGAAATAACTATTTGTGTATTTTGTACGGCTATATGCATGATTTAATAAAACCTGAAGCAATTTTACCGTGATAGTAGAACCGTAGGCAAGGAAATGATCTCCCCAAATGCTAGGACGGTAATATGCAGAGCAACGTTGTGTGACCTCGGGTACACTACTCTGGGTTAATGACAGAGTTGGACTAGTAgttatttccatttttcttggaTGGGTATGGGCTGTTTGGTGGCAATGAATGTTAAGAGAAGAGGGACTAAACAACAACAAATTAAAGAACACTCTTTAGTCTTTCCTTTCACTCCCTGGCTGATGCATGGGACTAGAGAAAAAAGCTCTTGGGCTCGCAATTTATGAAGTGTTTTTCAAGTGAGAGAAATATACGGTAGCCTAACTAAAATGTTTGTTAATTCCTTGCTATTTATAAATCGAGTACTAGCCAGTGATTTGAGCCTTGCGCACAACTTGGGCCTCTTTTAATGATGGCCGGCCAGCAATTTGTTTGCGAATTCAAAGCCTATCGGAGTACTGGTTCATTATTAGGTTAGGTCcctaaaaacttttttttgaaaggcagaaggaaattttattaatctttaaaatcGTTGCAAAGATTAAAAGTATTCTAACTATGTTGACACCCAAATCATTGACAATAATATGTCAAACAAGACCCAAAAAATAGAATTACAGTTAATAGGGAGTCAACCGttcagagagagaaacaaaaatggaaaacattttaGAAACAGAAACAAAGCAGAGTTCGGACGATCCTCTTGATGTTTCCCCTAAAAAGTTGACATATAACTTGAGGACTTTAGACAAATTGTTTCCACTAAAAGACTTTTAGATATTGTATGTAGGGCTGTGCAAAAAATCCGATGAACCGTGAAACCGGTCCAGACTGAACCAATCCGttccttttggatttttttgtgcATTTAATGGTCTGAGCACGAATTGAAAAATTAGAGAACCGTGACTCGCGGTTCGGTCCATGAATTTTTGTtacgaaaccgtggattaaccgaactGAACCGTaagatatttatttttataaataatatatagacacacacacacactatattGTGATGTAAGGTAGATTTGAGCTTAAGGAACTGCATAGCCCTATAGGTGTGTATCCGCTATCTTCATTCACACGTGATGTGGGAAGGTATTGAGatgctttgttcttcttttttttttttttgctaattaaaATGCTTCCAGGTTTGTCGTTGCCGGTAATCAAATTACATCACTTACGAGCCTTCCTGAACTTCCTAATCCAGAGGTGAAAATTtaggacttcgggttggtgctgtgcagtgaaaTTCACAATACCGTGCTGCGCATTTCCAAACCGGAGATCAACCCATAGATAACATAGGCCAGCCTAAATCTTGGGACAACGCCCACACCTATTGGGCTGAAGCCTGCACCCTATGGGCCTCAACGCCCATATTACAAACAATTCAACAAGAAAACCCTAAGGGGAACAAGAGCtcgttttgttaaatattttttttgttaaaatccaCACCACTGCATgacaccatcccccaattcgaAAATTTAGGACTGATTGCATTTTGCTAAATACTTTATTGTGCTTTGATGGAAGATCTTTTTTTGTGAAGTGTTTATTTTTGCTTGCTTATGTAACGTAGTCCGGGGATAAAATCGTAACTGATCCACGCTTcatggattggattggaaccaaaccacagaaCTTTTGGTCCAAACacgaatttcattttgtaaaaatcgtGACTAGCACTTCGGTCCTTGGACTTCTAGAAGTCCGATCCAATCCAGACCACGAACACCCCTAGTTGTATGTTAAAGGAATAACTTGTCCCGAAATCCATCATTTTGTTGACTTTAGCAGATTTGCTAGTATGTTTCGTTTAGACATGCTAGTCAAATAACCATTCAAACTAGCATCTACACCTAGTCGTTATAGCATCAATAAAATGTTAGGAAACTATCAATATCAAACATAAATTCGCCGCTTCTTTTGAGCAGTTTTAATTACTCCATCGAGTAGTCTTCTAGCAGTTTTAACTAAGTCGTGTTTGGTAAACAACATAGCATTCAAATGTTACAGCAATTAATAAGTGTGGGGCTTTAGATCTCAGAGAGACATCTAATTTATTCTTTACCCCGGAACACATCTCAGCCAACTTCACACTCGTTATGACGATTGAAGAAGCGGCTATATTCCTAGAGGGGAAAATACTttggaaataaaattaaaaaaaaagaacaacattTTATGGCACTTATGAGTAAATTGGTTACGATTAAGATAACTGTTTGCTAATTGATCGGAAAGGAATCGATGAGCACTGACGTTATGCACTGCTTCACCTTTTTTCCGGAATGAGTGTACCCATCTCCACCTGTGTATATAAGATTGATCACTCGTGCAAGATTGAGAACTCGGGCGAGGACAGGCATTGGGACCGCGGTCGGGCGGAGGCACTCTGCGTTCATGTCTTTCCATGCATTTGCAACTCTTTCTCGAAATTCAACATAAACCTCTTCTTCTGTGACACCATGTTGTTTCATGTAGCATTCAACTGCCGAGGCTACGTGGCCTCTCTCTTGCTCATGCTGCAATTGCAACACCAAAAATGATAAAGGtcaaattatgattttttgCGTGGCTGATAATTCATTGGGGACTGGCGAAAGGACATGATGATTTGGGAACAAAGATCGATCCCACAGTACCGTGGCTAACAATGTGGAGGAAGAGgttcaaattttctttaaaaatctGATTATGGTGACTCAAACTTTCGTCAAAGTAAGGGTGTTGGTATGCAACATTAGTTCACTGAAACAGATTTGAGTCACCTTAATCAATCGCTCTCCGCTGCCACATTGTACGTTCTACAGTAGCGattgtgggggcgtgatttcttcgtgctCCTTCTGGTGTGGCCGCCTCCGAATGTGGGACCGTGAATGCTAacgccggtcttgatgtacctgcagaaccggagggggctgttcctccgggaagaagctccgatgaaTAAGTCAGTAGGTGGAAAGAGggagaagtttagtaagaacaatATGTTGAAAGAGAGAAGTGCTGTTCAAGCCCAGATTAGGGATCCCCGCTCTCAGTGGTaatgcttctctatttataggcaaagagatggagtgctgagcaagttggtcatactttccacgtgtcacaTTCTGCTCGATTGGCGCCTTctagcagggccatttaatgaacaccacttccctagtctttcagagccacatgggttgatgtcagaaaggtcacatcgttcagagatgtcacttcgaatgtcagagaagacagcttacttatcagtagatatttatggaaggttccacaatcgtctaAGCTCGGCGGGA
The sequence above is drawn from the Rhododendron vialii isolate Sample 1 chromosome 6a, ASM3025357v1 genome and encodes:
- the LOC131330938 gene encoding (-)-germacrene D synthase-like, with protein sequence MDDMAGHKHEQERGHVASAVECYMKQHGVTEEEVYVEFRERVANAWKDMNAECLRPTAVPMPVLARVLNLARVINLIYTGGDGYTHSGKKVKQCITSVLIDSFPIN